GGGAGGTCAGGGTGAGCAGCCAGCTCACCCCGGCGGTCAACATCGTGTTGACGCCGATGCCGATGAGTACCAGGCGAATTCCGGAGACTCCCGCGGATCCGGCGCCGTCGCGACGCCACGCCAGCAGATAGATGACGGCGGCCGTGAGCAGTCCGCCGCCCAGCGCGGCCAGCGGCACCCCGGTCGTGGCGGCGAGCCCGGTGCCCGCGGTGCCGCTGCCGATCACCGCCACCGCCGCGAAACTCGCACCCGTGCCGATACCCAGCACATCCGGACTGGCCAGCGGATTGCGCAGGATGGACTGACTCACCGCGCCCGCGAGCCCGAGTCCGGCCCCCGCGATCACCGCGGTCACCGCGCGCGGCAGTCGCGACTCCAGGATGACGAACCGCTGCGCGCGCGTACCCGCGCCGCCGAGCACATCCAGTACCCGGCCCAGCGGAATCTGGAAGGCGCCCACGGAGATATCGATCGCGAACAGTACGAACACCGCGATCGCCAGCGCGATCACCGTGAGCAGCACGGAGATTCGCCGCACCGCCGAGAACGGCCCGATCCGGATCGCGGGCCGGACCCGCGTGAGCGGCACGGCCTCCGCGCGCACCCTCGCCGGATCCGCATCCACTGTCATCGTTGCACCCACTGCCGAATTGCCTTCGCTGCCATGCTCTCCCGGCCCCGGCCCCGGGTGCGCGGCGCTCACAGGTTCACCGTCCGGCGGCGGCGCACCAGGACGACGAAGCAGGGTGCGCCGACCAGCGCCAGTACGACCGCGGCCTGTACCTCGCCGGGCCGGGCGACGATCCGGCCGGCGATGTCGGCCAGCAGTAGCGCCAGCGCGCCGAGCAGTCCCGAATACGGCAGCAGCCAGCGGTGATCCGGTCCGGTGATCATCCGGGCCAGATGCGGGACGACCAGTCCGAGGAAGGCGATCGGTCCCACCGCCGCGGTCGCCGCGCCGCACAGCAGCACCACCGCGATCAGGCCCAGCGTGCGATTGCGCGCGATGTGCACGCCCAGTCCACGGGCCACGTCGTCGCCGAGGTTGAGCGCGTTCAGGCCGGGGGCGGCCGCCACCGCCAGCACCGCGCCGAGCGCGATGAACGGCGTCACCTGCCGCAGCACCCCGGCGTCGTGCCCGGCCACCGAGCCGACCACCCAGAACCGGTAGGTGTCCAGCGCGGTCTGGTCGAGCAGGATCACCGCGTTCGTCAGGGCCTGTAACAGCGCGCTGACCGCGGCGCCGGCGAGCACCAGGCTCAGCGGGCTCGCCAGCGAGCCGCCGGCCGCCGAGGCCGCGAACACCACGAGCCCGGCCACCAGCGCGCCCGCGAAGGCGAACCAGATGTACTGCCGCGGCTGGGTCAGCGCGAACAGGTGGATGCCGAGCACCGCCGCGAACGCCGCGCCGGAGTTGAGGCCCAGCAGGCCCGCGTCGGCGAGCGGGTTGCGGGTGTACCCCTGGATCAGCGCACCCGCGACACCCAGGGCGAGACCGCAGACGATCGCGAGACCGGTTCGGGGCAACCGCAATTCGCGCACGATCCGGTCGGCGGGGGTGCGCGACGGGCAGTGCAGCGGCCAGTCGCCGGGGCAGGTGAGGGCGTGGTAGACGGCGTCCGGGGACAGCGCCCGCGCCCCC
This DNA window, taken from Nocardia sp. BMG111209, encodes the following:
- a CDS encoding iron chelate uptake ABC transporter family permease subunit yields the protein MTVDADPARVRAEAVPLTRVRPAIRIGPFSAVRRISVLLTVIALAIAVFVLFAIDISVGAFQIPLGRVLDVLGGAGTRAQRFVILESRLPRAVTAVIAGAGLGLAGAVSQSILRNPLASPDVLGIGTGASFAAVAVIGSGTAGTGLAATTGVPLAALGGGLLTAAVIYLLAWRRDGAGSAGVSGIRLVLIGIGVNTMLTAGVSWLLTLTSRTDAARAQLWLTGSLDGADWSRTVPAAIGLAVVLAGAAASARTLAALRFGDETVRALGVRVQTAQALLVGSAVIAAALATAAVGPLTFVGLAAPQIARRLLRLPGEPVLGSALCGALIVLAADIAARTVVPVDLPVGIVTAACGAPLLLFLLVRINRKAARS
- a CDS encoding iron ABC transporter permease translates to MTAVVTRRPRRGKPPLAAGLAGLTVLVLCAAAVGIAVGARALSPDAVYHALTCPGDWPLHCPSRTPADRIVRELRLPRTGLAIVCGLALGVAGALIQGYTRNPLADAGLLGLNSGAAFAAVLGIHLFALTQPRQYIWFAFAGALVAGLVVFAASAAGGSLASPLSLVLAGAAVSALLQALTNAVILLDQTALDTYRFWVVGSVAGHDAGVLRQVTPFIALGAVLAVAAAPGLNALNLGDDVARGLGVHIARNRTLGLIAVVLLCGAATAAVGPIAFLGLVVPHLARMITGPDHRWLLPYSGLLGALALLLADIAGRIVARPGEVQAAVVLALVGAPCFVVLVRRRRTVNL